In Bradyrhizobium lablabi, one DNA window encodes the following:
- a CDS encoding porin, giving the protein MNTIKSLILGSAAGLLAMSGAQAADLPVKAKAVEYVRICSLYGAGFFYIPGTDTCIKLGGYLRVDTTFNGNGTQDAPAWTGDPGQVNRYRDYFTTRSRLAFTVDTRTATEYGVVRTFGQADFQFDTLGSATFNPNSLATNLGNNGNLLNSAGGGYTAVELVFLQFAGFTFGKSASAYATPWHGYPGNNSSSLIGGHDTVTGVNNIQYTAQFGNGVSGTIGLDDPTVFNRTAVFDLSTGLNATGTTGNAYDGVHAPDIVGNIRIDQAWGLFQISAAAHEVGASYNILTAATAAPTNLSEISGHPDTKWGGSVMAALNIKNIPTGAGDDLKIDATYAKGDTKNVISTSGASPSFAMFSGSGRAFQSVGFGATTDAIYQPTAFGGTGDLKLTEAYGFRGAFNHNWDPFWSSSLFGSGSWVHYSGSSADLSTAKGQFCAQYVASNKLTAATTSADFSCNPDYAVFQVGAITRWTPVKNLTFSGEVMYTRLDQKFTGAAVLTPSAPKPTALYEFKNQDTVSFNVRAQRNF; this is encoded by the coding sequence ATGAACACGATTAAGAGCCTTATCCTCGGCTCAGCGGCGGGTCTTCTCGCCATGAGCGGGGCTCAGGCGGCCGATCTTCCCGTCAAGGCCAAAGCGGTCGAATACGTGAGAATCTGCTCCCTGTATGGTGCCGGTTTCTTCTACATTCCGGGCACCGACACCTGCATCAAGCTCGGTGGTTATCTGCGCGTCGACACCACGTTCAACGGCAACGGCACCCAGGATGCGCCGGCCTGGACCGGCGATCCGGGTCAGGTCAATCGCTACCGCGATTATTTCACCACCCGTTCGCGTCTCGCCTTCACCGTGGATACGCGCACCGCGACCGAATACGGCGTCGTCCGTACCTTCGGTCAGGCCGATTTTCAGTTCGATACTTTGGGCAGCGCGACGTTCAACCCGAACTCGCTCGCCACCAACCTCGGCAACAACGGCAACCTCTTGAACTCCGCCGGCGGCGGCTACACCGCGGTCGAGTTGGTGTTCCTGCAGTTCGCCGGTTTCACCTTCGGTAAGTCGGCGTCCGCCTATGCCACGCCCTGGCATGGCTATCCGGGCAACAACTCGTCCTCGCTGATCGGCGGCCACGACACCGTCACCGGCGTCAACAACATCCAGTACACCGCGCAGTTCGGCAACGGCGTGTCGGGCACCATCGGCCTCGACGATCCGACCGTGTTCAACCGCACCGCAGTCTTCGACCTCTCGACCGGCCTCAACGCCACGGGAACCACCGGAAACGCCTATGACGGCGTGCATGCGCCCGACATCGTCGGCAACATCCGCATCGACCAGGCCTGGGGTCTGTTCCAGATTTCGGCCGCAGCCCATGAAGTCGGCGCGTCCTACAATATCCTGACCGCGGCGACCGCGGCTCCGACCAATTTGTCGGAAATCTCCGGTCACCCCGACACCAAATGGGGCGGTTCGGTGATGGCTGCCTTGAACATCAAGAACATCCCGACCGGTGCCGGCGACGACCTCAAGATCGATGCGACCTACGCCAAGGGCGACACCAAGAACGTGATCTCCACGAGCGGTGCCTCGCCGAGCTTTGCGATGTTCAGCGGCAGCGGCCGCGCCTTCCAGAGCGTCGGCTTCGGCGCCACCACGGACGCGATCTACCAACCGACCGCCTTCGGCGGCACCGGCGATTTGAAGCTGACGGAAGCTTACGGTTTCCGCGGTGCGTTCAACCACAACTGGGATCCGTTCTGGTCGTCCAGCCTGTTCGGCAGCGGATCCTGGGTGCACTACAGCGGTTCGTCCGCCGACCTCTCCACGGCGAAGGGCCAATTCTGCGCCCAATACGTCGCCAGCAACAAGCTGACGGCCGCCACTACCTCGGCGGACTTCAGCTGCAACCCGGACTACGCCGTCTTCCAGGTGGGTGCGATCACCCGCTGGACGCCGGTCAAGAACCTGACGTTCTCGGGTGAAGTCATGTACACGCGCCTCGATCAGAAGTTCACGGGTGCCGCTGTACTGACGCCCTCGGCCCCCAAGCCGACAGCGCTCTATGAGTTCAAGAACCAGGACACGGTCTCGTTCAACGTTCGGGCCCAGCGCAACTTCTGA
- a CDS encoding ABC transporter ATP-binding protein: MARKPSSSENKLPAPADDGAGPELDEKLPAKVEVPGRLVVDKADSPPPPDDDDEEDGDDELDSGDEEDEEDLVVFTAKEAAGALATIYAFVKPFLKNYKRMLAFVGLGVLVETLFNVFMPLSLKFLIDDALGEEDFQALYKILGALAVAGIFTSIVAVWYERWDARLSSCIISDVRKRLFEHIQNLPSSYFARTKRGEILSRFSVDLAAFEGSIKGFANSAALPFFELIAGIILMLFLNWQLAAVSLLVFPITLIGPRILTPKAVQANYEQKLNESALLGMVQENVAAQAVIKAFSLQRRTLGWFTMRNDEARRKIASAAFLSTMVERTVTISVLLLHLVVLAIGAYLATKGHITIGTFVTFESAFWEVSYNIAHIMHFIPVSIQSAAAVRHIQELLDEPTRGADRPGAPDLPRITNDIAFDRVTFQYEGSQTPVLNNLSLKLNVGKSIAIVGPSGSGKSTLLNLILRLYVPDEGRVTIDGVDIRRVTRESLRASMAVVFQENMLFNMSIRENIRLGKEGATDEEVEQAARKAEIHRYIMSLPQKYDTLVGERGDTLSGGQRQRIAIARAIVRDPSILLLDEATSALDQTTEAAINKTLLKLAKGRTIIFSTHRLTSVVDMDEIIVISGGEAIERGSHEQLLAANGVYRKLWDDQSHKPHQDADQADDDEEDDED; encoded by the coding sequence ATGGCTCGTAAGCCTTCTTCATCGGAGAACAAGTTGCCCGCGCCGGCGGATGATGGCGCTGGCCCCGAGCTCGATGAGAAGCTCCCCGCGAAAGTAGAAGTTCCCGGTCGCCTCGTCGTCGACAAGGCCGATTCGCCGCCGCCGCCCGATGACGATGACGAAGAGGACGGCGACGACGAGCTTGATAGCGGCGACGAAGAGGACGAGGAGGATCTCGTCGTCTTTACTGCCAAGGAAGCCGCCGGCGCGCTGGCGACGATCTATGCGTTCGTCAAGCCGTTCCTGAAAAACTACAAGCGGATGCTGGCCTTCGTCGGCCTCGGCGTCCTGGTCGAGACGCTGTTCAACGTCTTCATGCCGCTCAGCCTGAAGTTCCTGATCGACGATGCGCTCGGCGAGGAGGATTTCCAGGCCCTCTACAAGATTCTCGGCGCGCTCGCGGTTGCGGGGATCTTCACCTCGATCGTCGCGGTCTGGTATGAGCGCTGGGACGCCCGGCTGTCGTCTTGCATTATATCAGACGTACGGAAACGTCTGTTCGAGCACATCCAGAACCTGCCGTCGTCCTACTTCGCCCGCACCAAGCGCGGCGAGATATTGTCGCGCTTTTCCGTCGATCTTGCGGCCTTCGAAGGCTCGATCAAGGGCTTTGCCAACTCTGCCGCACTGCCGTTCTTCGAATTGATCGCGGGCATCATCCTGATGCTGTTCTTGAACTGGCAGCTCGCCGCGGTGTCATTATTGGTGTTCCCGATCACGCTGATCGGCCCGCGAATCCTGACGCCAAAGGCGGTGCAGGCCAATTACGAACAGAAACTCAACGAATCCGCGCTGCTCGGCATGGTGCAGGAGAACGTGGCGGCGCAAGCCGTGATCAAGGCGTTCAGCCTGCAGCGGCGGACGCTCGGCTGGTTCACGATGCGCAACGACGAGGCGCGCCGCAAGATCGCGTCGGCGGCGTTCCTCTCGACCATGGTGGAGCGCACCGTCACGATCTCGGTGTTGTTGCTGCACCTCGTGGTGCTCGCGATCGGCGCCTATCTCGCCACTAAAGGCCACATCACCATCGGCACCTTCGTGACCTTCGAGAGCGCGTTCTGGGAGGTGTCCTACAACATCGCCCACATCATGCATTTCATCCCGGTATCGATCCAGTCGGCCGCCGCGGTGCGCCACATTCAGGAACTCCTGGACGAGCCGACGCGCGGCGCCGACCGTCCCGGGGCCCCGGACCTGCCGCGCATCACCAACGACATCGCGTTCGACCGCGTCACCTTCCAGTATGAAGGTAGCCAGACGCCGGTGCTGAACAATCTCAGCCTCAAGCTCAATGTCGGCAAGAGTATCGCCATCGTCGGCCCGAGCGGCTCCGGCAAGAGCACGCTGCTTAATCTGATCCTCAGGCTTTACGTGCCGGATGAGGGGCGCGTCACCATCGACGGCGTCGATATCAGGCGGGTGACCCGCGAATCGCTGCGGGCGAGCATGGCGGTGGTGTTTCAGGAGAACATGCTGTTCAACATGTCGATCCGGGAAAACATCCGGCTCGGCAAGGAGGGGGCGACTGACGAAGAGGTCGAGCAAGCAGCGCGCAAGGCCGAGATCCACCGCTACATCATGAGCCTGCCGCAGAAATACGACACCCTCGTCGGTGAGCGCGGCGATACGCTGTCGGGCGGCCAGCGCCAGCGCATTGCGATCGCGCGCGCGATCGTCCGCGATCCCTCGATCCTGTTGCTCGACGAGGCGACCTCGGCGCTCGATCAGACCACCGAAGCCGCGATCAACAAGACGCTGCTAAAACTCGCCAAGGGCCGCACCATCATCTTCTCGACCCACCGCCTGACCTCGGTGGTCGACATGGACGAGATCATCGTGATTTCGGGCGGCGAGGCGATCGAGCGCGGCTCGCATGAGCAGCTCTTGGCGGCCAATGGTGTCTATCGAAAACTCTGGGACGACCAGAGCCACAAACCGCATCAGGATGCCGATCAGGCCGACGATGATGAGGAGGATGACGAGGATTGA
- the rplC gene encoding 50S ribosomal protein L3 has product MRSGVIAQKVGMTRVFTETGEHIPVTVLKLGNCQVLGHRTTEKNGYVALQLGSGARKTVYLPKAERGQFAVAKVEPKRKVTEFRVSEDALIPVGAEIQADHFVVGQFVDVTGTSVGKGFAGGMKRWNFGGLRATHGVSVSHRSIGSTGGRQDPGKTFKNKKMPGHMGVDRITTLNLRVVQTDVERGLILVEGAVPGSKGGWIAVRDAVKKALPKDAPKPGKFRLAEASGEQAAVAPAEQEGA; this is encoded by the coding sequence ATGCGCTCCGGAGTGATCGCACAAAAGGTCGGGATGACGCGGGTCTTTACGGAGACCGGCGAACATATCCCTGTGACCGTGCTGAAGCTTGGCAATTGCCAGGTCTTGGGTCACCGCACGACCGAGAAGAACGGGTATGTTGCGCTGCAGCTCGGCTCGGGCGCCCGCAAGACCGTCTATCTGCCGAAGGCGGAACGCGGCCAGTTCGCGGTCGCCAAGGTCGAGCCCAAGCGCAAGGTCACCGAATTCCGCGTGTCGGAAGACGCGCTGATCCCGGTTGGCGCCGAAATTCAGGCCGACCATTTCGTGGTCGGCCAGTTCGTCGATGTCACCGGCACTTCCGTCGGTAAGGGCTTTGCCGGCGGCATGAAGCGCTGGAATTTCGGCGGCCTTCGCGCCACCCACGGTGTCTCGGTGTCGCATCGTTCGATCGGTTCGACCGGCGGACGCCAGGACCCCGGCAAGACCTTCAAGAACAAGAAGATGCCCGGCCACATGGGTGTCGATCGCATCACCACGCTCAATCTGCGCGTGGTGCAGACCGACGTTGAGCGCGGCCTGATCCTGGTCGAGGGCGCCGTTCCCGGCTCCAAGGGCGGATGGATCGCGGTGCGCGATGCCGTGAAGAAGGCGCTGCCGAAAGACGCGCCGAAGCCCGGCAAGTTCCGCCTGGCGGAAGCCAGCGGCGAGCAGGCAGCAGTTGCGCCGGCCGAGCAGGAGGGCGCGTGA
- the rpsG gene encoding 30S ribosomal protein S7, with the protein MSRRHSAEKREVLPDPKFGNIIITKFMNSVMYAGKKSVAEGIVYGALGMIETKTKQSPLTVFEQALENVMPTIEVRSRRVGGATYQVPVEVRTVRRQALGIRWIITAARERNEKTMTERLSAELLDASNGRGNAVKKREDVHRMAEANRAFSHYRW; encoded by the coding sequence ATGTCGCGCCGCCATTCTGCCGAAAAGCGTGAAGTGCTTCCGGATCCCAAGTTCGGAAACATCATCATTACGAAATTCATGAACTCGGTGATGTACGCCGGGAAGAAGTCGGTCGCCGAAGGCATCGTCTACGGTGCGCTCGGCATGATCGAGACCAAGACCAAGCAGAGCCCGCTGACGGTTTTCGAGCAGGCGCTGGAAAACGTCATGCCGACCATCGAAGTCCGTTCGCGCCGCGTCGGCGGCGCCACCTATCAGGTGCCGGTCGAAGTCCGCACCGTGCGCCGGCAGGCGCTCGGCATTCGCTGGATCATCACGGCGGCGCGTGAGCGTAATGAAAAGACGATGACGGAGCGGCTCTCGGCCGAGCTGCTTGACGCGTCGAATGGCAGGGGAAACGCCGTCAAGAAGCGTGAAGACGTGCACCGGATGGCGGAAGCCAACCGTGCCTTCTCGCACTATCGCTGGTAA
- the rpsJ gene encoding 30S ribosomal protein S10 yields the protein MNGQNIRIRLKAFDHRILDSSTREIVNTAKRTGAQVRGPIPLPTRIEKFTVNRSPHVDKKSREQFEMRTHKRLLDIVDPTPQTVDALMKLDLAAGVDVEIKL from the coding sequence ATGAACGGCCAGAATATTCGCATACGTCTCAAGGCGTTCGACCATCGAATCCTCGATTCGTCGACGCGTGAGATCGTGAACACGGCGAAACGGACCGGTGCACAGGTTCGCGGACCTATCCCGCTGCCGACCCGCATCGAGAAGTTCACCGTCAACCGTTCGCCGCATGTCGACAAGAAGAGCCGCGAGCAATTCGAGATGCGCACCCACAAGCGCCTTCTCGACATTGTCGATCCGACACCGCAGACCGTGGACGCGCTGATGAAGCTCGACCTCGCCGCCGGCGTCGACGTCGAAATCAAGCTCTAA
- a CDS encoding FAD-dependent oxidoreductase, translating to MLDLAIVGGGPGGLMSAWYLKRKLGELCRVTIFEASDRLGGKILTRKFDSAPAMYEAGVAEIYDYSMTGPDPLRELIQHFGLQTIPMDAEQVLLDGDLLGDVPGMRRKYGAKTADAIEAFRKRCTEMVSPIEYYEGVGAHDNEHPWAYLTAEELLDKEVDDPVAKRFLKVMARSDLATETHNTNGLNALKNFVMDVEGYIGLYSIQNGNEQLIDCLQSEVDADIQLNHRVLKVGKTASGRYQLNMMNGKGPETRDFDLVLMCLPHSWLATMRWDGEELRKSMVRHVAYFDRPAHYLRVSILFDEPFWGEKIPGAWFMSEAFGGCCVYNEGARHDVGKHGVLNWLIAGSDALAFANLGDQELIDAALKSLPASLGDARAHFLEGKTHRWLSSVNALPGGLPARDVMSNHRPEPRQHPGLVVVGDYLFDSTLNGLLDSSDAATDIILTEMMRLRRVRGDGGKPPSDKIDRGYFENYRGLGPYREVWSHFTDPVYLTELIRIVWNRAKGYKLLVAGSASGELVGALRDRGIDAWGIENNRAIHAQTPKALKKFNKLGSIVDMPFKNGEFDFVFETSLCHVAQKQVPRAVRELNRVVKTGLVFGSVTSDMAPALIDRYDLLRGVKKLGTWWEWSELFFGNGFDLSMHRRDCTDALWAATLAANKGPGQWYADSDSLRYSFFDKVAADD from the coding sequence ATGCTGGATCTTGCAATTGTTGGCGGCGGGCCGGGTGGGCTCATGAGCGCCTGGTATCTCAAACGGAAGCTGGGGGAGCTTTGCCGCGTCACCATCTTTGAGGCGTCCGATCGCCTCGGCGGCAAGATTCTGACGCGCAAATTCGATTCCGCGCCCGCAATGTATGAGGCCGGCGTCGCCGAGATATATGACTACTCGATGACAGGCCCGGACCCGCTGCGCGAGCTGATCCAGCATTTCGGCCTGCAGACGATTCCAATGGATGCCGAGCAGGTGCTTCTCGACGGCGACCTGCTAGGCGACGTGCCGGGCATGCGCCGCAAATATGGCGCCAAGACCGCCGACGCAATCGAAGCGTTCCGCAAGCGCTGCACCGAGATGGTGTCGCCGATCGAATATTATGAAGGCGTCGGCGCGCACGACAACGAACATCCCTGGGCCTACCTCACCGCCGAGGAACTGCTCGACAAGGAAGTCGACGATCCCGTTGCAAAGCGTTTCCTGAAGGTGATGGCGCGCTCCGATCTCGCCACCGAAACCCACAACACCAACGGGCTCAATGCGCTGAAGAATTTCGTGATGGATGTCGAGGGCTATATCGGCCTCTATTCGATCCAGAACGGCAACGAGCAGTTGATCGACTGCCTGCAGTCCGAGGTCGACGCCGATATCCAGCTCAATCATCGCGTCCTCAAGGTCGGCAAGACCGCCTCCGGCCGCTATCAGCTCAACATGATGAACGGCAAGGGACCGGAGACGCGGGACTTCGACCTGGTGCTGATGTGCCTGCCGCATTCCTGGCTCGCGACCATGCGCTGGGACGGCGAGGAACTGCGCAAGTCGATGGTCAGGCACGTCGCCTATTTCGACCGGCCGGCGCATTACTTACGGGTCTCGATCCTGTTCGACGAGCCGTTCTGGGGCGAGAAGATCCCAGGCGCGTGGTTCATGTCGGAGGCGTTCGGCGGCTGCTGCGTCTACAATGAGGGCGCGCGCCACGACGTCGGCAAACATGGCGTGCTGAACTGGCTGATCGCCGGTTCCGACGCGCTCGCGTTCGCCAATCTCGGCGATCAGGAACTGATCGACGCCGCGCTAAAATCGCTGCCGGCCTCGCTCGGCGACGCGCGCGCGCATTTCCTGGAAGGCAAGACCCATCGCTGGCTGTCGTCGGTGAACGCTCTGCCGGGCGGGTTGCCGGCGCGCGACGTCATGAGCAATCACCGGCCCGAACCGCGGCAGCATCCCGGCCTGGTGGTGGTCGGCGATTACCTGTTCGATTCGACGCTGAACGGGCTGTTGGATTCCTCCGACGCCGCCACCGACATCATCCTCACCGAGATGATGCGGTTGCGCCGCGTCCGCGGCGACGGCGGCAAGCCGCCGTCCGACAAGATCGACCGCGGCTATTTCGAGAATTATCGCGGGCTTGGTCCTTATCGTGAGGTCTGGAGCCACTTCACCGATCCCGTCTATCTGACCGAGCTCATCAGGATCGTCTGGAACCGGGCCAAGGGCTACAAGCTCCTGGTGGCAGGTTCCGCCAGCGGCGAACTGGTTGGCGCGCTGCGTGATCGCGGCATCGATGCATGGGGCATCGAGAACAACCGCGCCATCCATGCGCAGACGCCGAAGGCGCTCAAGAAATTCAACAAGCTCGGGTCGATTGTCGACATGCCGTTCAAGAACGGCGAATTCGATTTCGTGTTCGAGACGAGCCTTTGCCATGTCGCGCAGAAACAGGTTCCGCGCGCGGTTCGCGAATTGAACCGCGTGGTCAAGACCGGCCTCGTGTTCGGATCGGTGACCTCGGACATGGCGCCGGCGCTGATCGACCGCTACGATCTGCTGCGCGGGGTTAAGAAGCTCGGCACCTGGTGGGAATGGTCGGAATTGTTCTTCGGCAACGGTTTTGATCTCTCGATGCACCGCCGCGACTGCACCGATGCGTTGTGGGCGGCAACACTCGCCGCCAACAAGGGACCCGGCCAGTGGTACGCCGACTCCGACAGCCTGCGTTATTCGTTCTTTGACAAGGTCGCCGCCGACGACTGA
- the tuf gene encoding elongation factor Tu, which produces MAKAKFERNKPHCNIGTIGHVDHGKTSLTAAITKVLAESGGATFTAYDQIDKAPEEKARGITISTAHVEYETKNRHYAHVDCPGHADYVKNMITGAAQMDGAILVVSAADGPMPQTREHILLAKQVGVPAMVVFLNKCDMVDDPELLELVELEVRELLSKYDFPGDKIPIVKGSALAALEDKDKTLGHDAILELMKQVDSYIPQPERPIDQPFLMPVEDVFSISGRGTVVTGRVERGVIKVGEEIEIVGLRDTQKTIVTGVEMFRKLLDQGQAGDNIGALLRGTKREEVERGQVLCKPGSVKPHTKFKAEAYILTKEEGGRHTPFFTNYRPQFYFRTTDVTGVVHLPEGTEMVMPGDNIAMEVHLIVPIAMEEKLRFAIREGGRTVGAGVVASIIE; this is translated from the coding sequence ATGGCCAAAGCAAAGTTTGAACGTAATAAACCGCATTGCAACATCGGAACGATCGGTCACGTCGACCACGGCAAGACGTCGCTGACGGCGGCGATCACCAAGGTGCTGGCGGAATCCGGCGGTGCGACGTTCACTGCCTACGACCAGATCGACAAGGCGCCGGAAGAGAAGGCGCGCGGCATCACGATTTCGACCGCTCACGTCGAGTACGAGACCAAGAACCGGCATTACGCCCACGTCGATTGTCCCGGCCACGCCGACTATGTGAAGAACATGATCACCGGTGCCGCCCAGATGGACGGCGCGATCCTGGTGGTGTCGGCGGCCGACGGCCCGATGCCGCAGACCCGCGAACACATCTTGCTCGCAAAGCAGGTCGGCGTTCCCGCGATGGTCGTGTTCCTCAACAAGTGCGACATGGTGGACGATCCGGAACTGCTCGAACTGGTTGAGCTCGAAGTCCGCGAATTGCTGTCGAAGTACGATTTCCCGGGCGACAAGATCCCGATCGTCAAGGGCTCGGCGCTGGCAGCCCTTGAGGACAAGGACAAGACGCTCGGCCACGATGCGATCCTCGAGCTGATGAAGCAGGTCGATTCGTACATTCCGCAGCCGGAGCGTCCGATCGACCAGCCGTTCCTGATGCCGGTGGAAGACGTGTTCTCGATCTCGGGCCGCGGCACCGTGGTGACCGGTCGCGTCGAGCGCGGCGTGATCAAGGTCGGCGAGGAAATCGAGATCGTCGGTCTGCGCGATACCCAGAAGACCATCGTCACCGGCGTCGAGATGTTCCGCAAGCTGTTGGATCAGGGTCAGGCCGGCGACAACATCGGCGCGCTGCTGCGCGGTACCAAGCGCGAGGAAGTCGAGCGCGGTCAGGTCTTGTGCAAGCCGGGTTCGGTCAAGCCGCACACCAAGTTCAAGGCCGAGGCTTACATCCTGACCAAGGAAGAGGGCGGGCGTCACACCCCGTTCTTCACCAACTACCGGCCGCAGTTCTACTTCCGCACCACCGACGTCACCGGCGTCGTGCATCTGCCGGAAGGCACCGAGATGGTGATGCCGGGCGACAACATCGCCATGGAAGTGCACCTGATCGTGCCGATCGCGATGGAAGAAAAGCTGCGCTTCGCGATCCGCGAGGGTGGCCGCACCGTCGGTGCCGGCGTCGTCGCCAGCATCATCGAGTAA
- the fusA gene encoding elongation factor G has protein sequence MPRVHAIEDYRNFGIMAHIDAGKTTTTERILYYTGKSHKIGEVHEGAATMDWMEQEQERGITITSAATTAFWNGKRLNIIDTPGHVDFTIEVERSLRVLDGAVCVLDSNQGVEPQTETVWRQGDKYRVPRIVFANKMDKTGADFFKCLDDIVDRLGAKPIAIQLPIGAENNFKGLVDLVRMKGVVWEDEALGANFKDIDIPADLVDKAKEYREKMLEAAVELDDDALAAYLDGKEPDEATLKRLIRKAVLTGAFFPVLCGSAFKNKGVQPLLDAVVDYLPSPVDVPAIKGVDEDGNEVVRLPNDKEPLALLAFKIMDDPFVGTITFCRIYSGTLLSGTGVINSTRDRKERIGRMLLMHANNREDIKEAYAGDIVALAGLKEARTGDTLCDPNKSVILEKMEFPEPVIEIAIEPKSKADQEKLGVALAKLAAEDPSFRVSTDQESGQTILKGMGELHLDIKVDILRRTYKVDANIGAPQVAFRERITKKAEVKYTHKKQTGGTGQFAEVSIVVEPNEPGKGYEFESKIVGGAVPKEFIPGVEKGLNSVLTSGVVAGFPVVDVKVQLVDGKYHDVDSSALAFEIASRAAFREALQKGKSVLLEPIMKVEVVTPEDYTGSVIGDLNSRRGQIQGQDMRGNANVINAMVPLMNMFGYVNNLRSMSQGRATFTMQFDHYAEAPANVSAEVQKKFA, from the coding sequence ATGCCCCGCGTTCATGCCATAGAGGACTACCGCAACTTCGGTATCATGGCGCATATCGATGCCGGCAAAACTACGACCACCGAGCGGATCCTTTATTATACCGGCAAAAGCCACAAAATCGGCGAAGTGCACGAAGGTGCCGCGACGATGGACTGGATGGAGCAGGAGCAGGAGCGCGGCATCACCATCACGTCGGCCGCGACCACTGCGTTCTGGAACGGCAAGCGCCTCAACATCATTGACACCCCCGGCCACGTCGACTTCACCATTGAAGTCGAGCGTTCCTTGCGCGTGCTCGACGGCGCGGTGTGCGTGCTCGATAGCAACCAGGGCGTTGAGCCGCAGACCGAAACCGTCTGGCGCCAGGGCGACAAGTACCGCGTGCCGCGCATCGTCTTCGCCAACAAGATGGACAAGACCGGCGCCGACTTCTTCAAATGCCTCGATGATATCGTCGACCGCCTCGGCGCCAAGCCGATCGCGATCCAGCTGCCGATCGGCGCCGAGAATAATTTCAAGGGCCTGGTCGATCTGGTCCGCATGAAGGGCGTGGTCTGGGAAGACGAGGCGCTCGGCGCCAACTTCAAGGACATCGATATTCCCGCCGACCTCGTCGACAAGGCCAAGGAATACCGCGAGAAGATGCTGGAAGCCGCCGTCGAACTCGACGACGACGCGCTCGCCGCTTACCTCGACGGCAAGGAGCCCGATGAGGCGACGCTGAAACGGTTGATCCGCAAGGCGGTGCTGACGGGCGCGTTCTTTCCGGTACTGTGCGGTTCGGCGTTCAAGAACAAGGGCGTGCAGCCGCTGCTCGACGCGGTGGTGGATTATCTGCCCTCGCCAGTCGACGTGCCCGCCATCAAGGGCGTCGATGAGGACGGCAACGAAGTCGTTCGCCTGCCGAACGACAAGGAGCCGCTCGCGCTGCTCGCGTTCAAGATCATGGACGACCCGTTTGTCGGCACCATCACGTTTTGCCGCATCTATTCCGGCACGCTTTTGTCGGGCACCGGCGTCATCAATTCGACCCGCGACCGCAAGGAGCGGATCGGGCGGATGCTCTTGATGCATGCCAACAACCGCGAAGACATCAAGGAAGCCTATGCCGGCGACATCGTAGCCCTTGCAGGCCTGAAGGAAGCCCGCACCGGCGATACGCTGTGCGATCCGAACAAGTCGGTGATCCTGGAAAAGATGGAATTTCCGGAGCCGGTGATCGAGATCGCGATCGAGCCGAAGTCGAAGGCCGACCAGGAAAAGCTCGGCGTCGCGCTGGCAAAGCTCGCCGCGGAGGATCCGTCGTTCCGGGTGTCGACCGATCAGGAGTCCGGCCAGACGATTCTGAAGGGCATGGGCGAACTGCATCTCGACATCAAGGTCGACATCCTTCGCCGCACCTACAAGGTCGATGCCAACATCGGCGCGCCGCAGGTGGCGTTCCGTGAGCGCATCACCAAGAAGGCCGAAGTCAAGTACACGCACAAGAAGCAGACCGGCGGTACCGGTCAGTTTGCCGAAGTGTCGATCGTGGTCGAGCCGAACGAGCCCGGTAAAGGCTATGAGTTCGAATCGAAGATCGTCGGCGGCGCGGTGCCGAAGGAATTCATCCCCGGCGTCGAAAAGGGCCTCAACAGCGTGCTCACTTCGGGCGTGGTCGCCGGCTTCCCGGTGGTCGACGTCAAGGTGCAGCTCGTCGACGGCAAGTATCACGACGTCGACTCGTCGGCGCTGGCCTTCGAAATCGCCTCGCGCGCGGCATTCCGCGAGGCGCTGCAAAAGGGCAAGTCGGTCCTGCTCGAGCCGATCATGAAGGTCGAGGTGGTGACGCCGGAAGACTATACCGGTTCCGTCATCGGCGATCTGAATTCGCGGCGCGGGCAGATCCAGGGTCAAGACATGCGCGGCAACGCCAACGTCATCAATGCGATGGTGCCGCTCATGAACATGTTCGGTTACGTGAATAACCTGCGCTCGATGAGCCAGGGCCGCGCAACCTTCACGATGCAGTTCGACCACTACGCGGAAGCGCCGGCGAACGTGTCGGCAGAAGTCCAGAAGAAGTTTGCCTGA
- the rpsL gene encoding 30S ribosomal protein S12, producing the protein MPTINQLIASPRTVQKSRKKVPALQQSPQKRGVCTRVYTTTPKKPNSALRKVAKVRLTNGFEVIGYIPGEGHNLQEHSVVMIRGGRVKDLPGVRYHILRGVLDTQGVKNRKQRRSKYGAKRPK; encoded by the coding sequence ATGCCGACGATCAACCAGCTGATCGCAAGTCCGCGGACGGTCCAGAAGTCGCGCAAGAAGGTGCCGGCGCTGCAACAGTCGCCGCAGAAGCGTGGCGTTTGCACGCGCGTCTACACCACGACCCCGAAGAAGCCGAACTCGGCGCTTCGTAAGGTCGCCAAGGTGCGCCTGACCAATGGCTTCGAGGTGATCGGCTACATCCCCGGTGAAGGCCATAACCTTCAGGAGCACTCGGTGGTCATGATCCGCGGCGGCCGCGTCAAGGATTTGCCCGGCGTGCGCTACCACATTCTCCGCGGCGTGCTGGATACCCAGGGCGTCAAGAACCGTAAGCAGCGCCGTTCGAAGTACGGCGCGAAACGTCCGAAATGA